A region of Leclercia adecarboxylata DNA encodes the following proteins:
- the wcaL gene encoding colanic acid biosynthesis glycosyltransferase WcaL: MKVGFFLLKFPLSSETFVLNQITAFIDMGYDVEIIALQKGDTQNTHAAWTQYDLASKTRWLQDEPQGKLAKLRYRARQTLRGLHRPGTWKALNVSRYGAESRNLILSAICGQTQRPWRADVFIAHFGPAGVTAAKLRELGVIEGKIATVFHGIDISSREVLNHYTPEYQRLFQRGDMMLPISDLWAGRLKTMGCPPEKITVSRMGVDMQRFTQRPVKAPGSPLQIISVARLTEKKGLHVAIEACRQLKARGVDFHYRILGIGPWERRLRTLIEQYQLESYVEMPGFKPSHEVKAMLDAADVFLLPSVTGTDGDMEGIPVALMEAMAVGIPVVSTVHSGIPELIEPGHSGWLVEENNPEALANQLERFAAIAHQELSPVLHNARKKVETDFNQHLINRQLATLLHTL, from the coding sequence ATGAAGGTTGGTTTCTTCTTACTGAAATTCCCGCTCTCGTCTGAGACCTTTGTGCTTAACCAGATCACCGCCTTTATTGATATGGGATATGACGTGGAGATTATCGCCCTGCAAAAGGGCGATACCCAGAACACCCACGCCGCCTGGACCCAGTATGACCTGGCCAGCAAGACCCGCTGGCTGCAGGATGAGCCCCAGGGCAAGCTGGCGAAACTGCGCTACCGCGCCCGCCAGACCCTGCGCGGGCTGCATCGCCCCGGCACATGGAAAGCGCTGAATGTCTCCCGCTACGGCGCCGAATCGCGCAATCTGATCCTCTCCGCCATTTGTGGCCAGACGCAGCGCCCCTGGCGTGCGGATGTATTTATCGCCCACTTTGGACCGGCCGGGGTGACGGCGGCCAAGCTGCGCGAACTGGGTGTCATTGAGGGGAAAATCGCGACGGTGTTTCACGGGATTGATATCTCCAGCCGCGAGGTGCTGAACCACTATACGCCTGAATACCAGCGGCTCTTTCAGCGCGGCGACATGATGTTGCCAATAAGCGACCTGTGGGCCGGGCGACTCAAAACCATGGGCTGTCCGCCGGAGAAAATCACCGTTTCGCGCATGGGCGTGGACATGCAACGTTTTACCCAACGGCCGGTTAAAGCGCCCGGTAGTCCACTGCAAATTATCTCTGTTGCGCGCCTGACCGAGAAAAAAGGGCTCCACGTGGCGATCGAAGCCTGCCGCCAGCTGAAAGCGCGCGGGGTGGATTTCCACTACCGCATTCTGGGCATCGGCCCCTGGGAGCGCCGCCTGCGTACCCTGATCGAGCAGTATCAGCTGGAGTCCTATGTCGAGATGCCAGGCTTCAAGCCCAGCCATGAAGTTAAGGCGATGCTTGATGCTGCCGACGTCTTTTTACTCCCGTCTGTCACCGGTACGGACGGCGATATGGAAGGCATTCCGGTTGCCCTGATGGAGGCGATGGCGGTGGGCATTCCGGTGGTCTCCACGGTACACAGCGGCATTCCTGAGCTCATCGAGCCCGGCCATTCCGGCTGGCTGGTGGAAGAGAACAACCCGGAGGCGCTGGCCAACCAGCTGGAACGGTTTGCCGCCATCGCCCATCAGGAGCTCTCCCCCGTGCTGCATAACGCGCGCAAAAAGGTGGAGACCGATTTCAACCAGCATCTTATCAATCGACAGTTAGCCACTCTGCTACACACGCTTTAA
- the wcaK gene encoding colanic acid biosynthesis pyruvyl transferase WcaK, producing the protein MKLLILGNHTCGNRGDSAILRGLLDAIYALSPETEVDVMSRYPVSSSWLLNRPVMGDPLYSQMKQHNSAAGMMGRVKKVLRRRYQHQVLLSRVTDTGKLRNIAIAQGFTDFVRLLSGYDAIIQVGGSFFVDLYGVPQFEHALCTFMAKKPLYMVGHSVGPFQDPQFNQLANYVFGHCDALILRESVSLNLMQRSEIDTTKVEQGVDTAWLVDHQEANFTPSYAVQHWLNVAAQQKTVAITLRELAPFDKRLGTTQAAYEKAFAEVVNRVLDSGYQVLALSTCTGIDSYNKDDRMVALNLRQHVSDPSRYHVVMDELNDLEMGKLLGACDLTVGTRLHSAIISMNFGTPAIAINYEHKSAGIMQQLGMPEMAVDIRHLLDGSLGAMVGDTLGQLPAINERLAVAVKAERENGINMVKSVLDRVGEGK; encoded by the coding sequence ATGAAATTATTGATTCTGGGCAACCATACCTGTGGTAACCGTGGTGACAGCGCCATCCTGCGCGGCCTGCTGGATGCTATTTACGCCCTGTCGCCTGAGACAGAAGTGGATGTGATGAGCCGCTACCCGGTGAGCTCCTCCTGGCTGCTGAACCGCCCGGTGATGGGCGATCCGCTCTACAGCCAGATGAAGCAGCATAACAGCGCCGCCGGCATGATGGGCCGCGTGAAGAAGGTGCTGCGCCGCCGCTATCAGCATCAGGTGCTGCTGTCCCGCGTGACCGACACCGGCAAGCTGCGCAATATCGCCATCGCCCAGGGTTTTACCGATTTTGTCCGTCTGCTCTCCGGCTACGACGCCATCATTCAGGTGGGCGGATCGTTTTTTGTCGACCTCTACGGCGTGCCGCAGTTCGAGCATGCGCTCTGCACCTTTATGGCGAAAAAGCCGCTGTATATGGTCGGCCACAGCGTCGGGCCATTCCAGGATCCACAGTTCAACCAGCTGGCAAACTATGTGTTTGGCCACTGTGACGCGCTGATCCTGCGCGAGTCGGTGAGCCTGAATCTGATGCAGCGCAGCGAAATCGACACCACCAAAGTGGAGCAGGGGGTGGATACCGCCTGGCTGGTGGATCATCAGGAAGCGAACTTTACCCCGAGCTATGCCGTGCAGCACTGGCTGAACGTGGCCGCGCAGCAGAAGACCGTTGCCATCACCCTGCGCGAGCTGGCGCCGTTTGATAAGCGTCTGGGCACCACCCAGGCGGCCTACGAAAAGGCCTTTGCCGAGGTGGTCAACCGGGTGCTGGACAGCGGCTACCAGGTGCTGGCGCTCTCCACCTGTACCGGGATCGACAGCTACAACAAAGATGACCGCATGGTGGCGCTGAACCTGCGCCAGCACGTCAGCGATCCGTCGCGCTATCACGTGGTGATGGACGAACTTAACGACCTGGAGATGGGCAAATTGCTGGGCGCCTGCGACCTGACCGTGGGCACCCGCCTGCATTCGGCCATTATCTCCATGAACTTCGGCACCCCAGCGATTGCCATTAACTACGAGCACAAGTCTGCCGGGATCATGCAGCAGCTGGGTATGCCGGAGATGGCGGTGGATATTCGCCATCTGCTGGACGGCTCCCTGGGGGCGATGGTTGGGGACACGCTCGGCCAGCTTCCGGCTATCAACGAACGCCTGGCGGTGGCGGTGAAGGCCGAACGTGAAAACGGCATCAACATGGTGAAATCGGTGCTGGATCGGGTCGGGGAGGGCAAATGA
- the wzxC gene encoding colanic acid undecaprenyl disphosphate flippase WzxC produces the protein MSLREKTLSGAKWSAIATVIIIGLGLVQMTVLARIIDSHQFGLLTVSLVIIALADTLSDFGIANSIIQRKEISQLELTTLYWLNVGLGILVFVVLFLLSDLIADALNNPELGPLMRALSFAFVVIPHGQQFRALMQKELEFSKIGMIETSSVLAGFTFTVVSAHFWPLAMTAILGYLVNSAVRTLLFGYFGRKIYRPGFHFSLASVASNLRFGAWLTADSIINYVNTNLSTLVLARILGASVAGGYNLAYNVAVVPPMKLNPIITRVLFPAFAKIQDDTDKLRINFYKLLSVVGIINFPTLLGLMVVSGNLVPLVFGEKWLSIVPILQLLCIVGLLRSVGNPIGSLLMAKARVDISFKFNVFKTFLFIPAIVIGGHLAGAMGVTLGFLLVQIINTVLSYFVMIKPVLGSSYRQYILSLWLPFYLSLPTLAVSYGLGIALNGHLPLAALLAVQVAAGALAFAVMIVLSRNALVVEIKRQFCRNEKMKTLLRAG, from the coding sequence ATGAGCTTACGTGAAAAAACCCTCAGCGGGGCAAAGTGGTCGGCTATCGCCACGGTGATCATCATCGGCCTTGGGCTGGTGCAGATGACGGTGCTGGCGCGCATTATCGATAGCCACCAGTTTGGCCTGTTGACCGTCTCGCTGGTGATCATCGCCCTGGCCGATACGCTGTCGGACTTTGGCATCGCCAACTCGATTATTCAGCGCAAAGAGATTAGCCAGCTGGAGCTGACCACCCTCTACTGGTTAAACGTCGGCCTGGGTATCCTGGTGTTCGTGGTGCTGTTTCTGCTGAGCGATCTTATTGCTGACGCCCTGAACAACCCTGAACTTGGCCCCCTGATGCGTGCGCTGTCGTTCGCGTTTGTGGTGATCCCCCACGGCCAGCAGTTCCGCGCGCTGATGCAAAAGGAGCTGGAGTTCAGCAAAATCGGCATGATTGAAACCAGCTCGGTGCTGGCCGGGTTTACCTTCACCGTGGTCAGCGCCCACTTCTGGCCGCTGGCCATGACCGCCATCCTCGGTTATCTGGTGAACTCTGCCGTGCGCACCCTGCTGTTCGGCTACTTCGGCCGCAAAATCTACCGTCCGGGGTTCCACTTCTCGCTGGCGTCGGTGGCCTCTAACCTGCGCTTCGGCGCGTGGCTGACCGCCGACAGCATCATCAACTACGTGAATACCAACCTCTCCACCCTGGTGCTGGCCCGTATTCTGGGTGCCAGCGTCGCCGGGGGCTATAACCTGGCGTACAACGTGGCGGTGGTACCGCCGATGAAGCTCAACCCGATCATCACCCGCGTGCTGTTCCCGGCGTTCGCCAAAATTCAGGACGATACCGACAAGCTGCGCATCAACTTCTACAAGCTGCTGTCGGTGGTAGGGATCATTAACTTCCCGACCCTGCTGGGGCTGATGGTGGTTTCCGGCAATCTGGTGCCGCTGGTGTTTGGCGAGAAGTGGTTAAGCATTGTGCCGATCCTGCAGCTGCTGTGCATCGTGGGGCTGTTGCGCTCCGTCGGTAACCCCATTGGTTCGCTGCTGATGGCCAAAGCCCGCGTCGATATCAGCTTTAAGTTCAACGTATTCAAAACGTTCCTGTTTATTCCGGCGATCGTTATCGGCGGCCACCTGGCGGGCGCGATGGGCGTCACGCTGGGCTTCCTGCTGGTGCAGATTATCAATACCGTCCTGAGCTACTTCGTGATGATTAAGCCGGTGCTGGGCTCCAGCTACCGCCAGTACATTCTTAGCCTGTGGCTGCCGTTTTACCTCTCGCTGCCGACGCTGGCGGTGAGCTATGGCTTAGGGATTGCCCTTAACGGCCATCTGCCGCTGGCCGCGCTGCTGGCGGTGCAGGTCGCCGCCGGGGCGCTGGCCTTCGCGGTAATGATTGTGCTGTCGCGCAACGCGCTGGTGGTGGAGATCAAACGCCAGTTCTGCCGCAACGAAAAGATGAAAACGCTGCTTCGCGCAGGTTAA
- the wcaJ gene encoding undecaprenyl-phosphate glucose phosphotransferase yields the protein MTNLKKRERAKTNASLISMVQRFSDITIMFGGLWMVCKLSGLPFLYMHLLMALIALVVFQMIGGMTDFYRSWRGVKITTELQLLLQNWTLSLVFSFGLVAFNNDFDNRFATYFAWYLLTSVGMLVCRSLIRFGAGWLRNRGYNTRRVAVAGSMPAGLALLDGFRKEPWLGFDVVGVYHDAQPGGVPADWAGNYSQLVDDAKAGKIHNVYIAMPMSDEARIKTLMRKLADTTCSVILIPDVFTFNILHSRIEEVNGVPVVPLYDTPLSGLNRVLKRVEDIVLSSLILLLISPVLCAIALAVKLTSKGPVIFRQTRYGMDGKPIMVWKFRSMKVMENDAVVTQATQNDPRVTRVGNFLRRTSLDELPQFINVFTGGMSIVGPRPHAVAHNEQYRQLIEGYMLRHKVKPGITGWAQINGWRGETDTLEKMEKRIEFDLEYIREWSLWFDIKIVFLTVFKGFVNKAAY from the coding sequence ATGACAAATCTAAAAAAGCGCGAGCGAGCCAAAACGAATGCATCGTTAATCTCTATGGTGCAGCGTTTTTCTGATATCACCATCATGTTCGGTGGGTTGTGGATGGTGTGTAAACTCAGCGGGCTGCCGTTCCTCTACATGCACCTGCTGATGGCGCTGATCGCCCTGGTCGTCTTCCAGATGATCGGCGGGATGACCGACTTTTACCGCTCATGGCGCGGCGTCAAAATCACCACCGAGCTGCAGCTGCTGCTGCAGAACTGGACCTTAAGCCTGGTCTTCAGCTTCGGGCTGGTGGCCTTTAATAACGACTTTGATAATCGCTTTGCCACCTATTTTGCCTGGTATCTGCTGACCAGCGTGGGCATGCTGGTCTGCCGATCCCTTATCCGCTTTGGCGCGGGCTGGCTGCGTAACCGTGGCTACAACACCCGCCGGGTGGCGGTGGCCGGAAGCATGCCGGCCGGGCTGGCGCTGCTGGACGGTTTTCGCAAAGAGCCGTGGCTGGGGTTTGATGTGGTCGGGGTCTATCACGACGCGCAGCCCGGCGGCGTGCCTGCTGACTGGGCCGGTAATTACTCCCAGCTGGTGGACGATGCCAAAGCGGGCAAGATCCACAACGTCTACATCGCCATGCCGATGAGCGACGAGGCCCGAATTAAAACCCTGATGCGCAAGCTGGCGGACACCACCTGCTCGGTGATCCTCATTCCGGATGTGTTCACCTTTAACATTCTGCACTCCCGTATCGAAGAGGTGAACGGCGTGCCGGTGGTGCCGCTGTATGACACGCCGCTCTCCGGCCTCAACCGGGTGCTGAAGCGCGTGGAGGACATCGTCCTCTCCTCTCTGATCCTGCTGCTGATCTCCCCGGTGCTGTGCGCCATTGCCCTGGCGGTGAAGCTCACCTCGAAGGGGCCGGTGATCTTCCGCCAGACCCGCTACGGCATGGACGGTAAGCCGATCATGGTGTGGAAATTCCGCTCCATGAAGGTGATGGAGAACGACGCGGTGGTGACCCAGGCGACGCAAAACGACCCGCGCGTAACCCGCGTCGGTAACTTCCTGCGCCGCACCTCGCTGGATGAACTCCCGCAGTTTATCAACGTGTTTACCGGGGGCATGTCCATCGTTGGTCCACGCCCGCACGCGGTGGCGCATAACGAACAGTATCGTCAGCTGATCGAAGGCTACATGCTGCGCCACAAAGTGAAACCGGGGATCACCGGCTGGGCGCAGATCAACGGCTGGCGCGGCGAGACCGACACCCTGGAAAAGATGGAGAAACGCATTGAGTTTGACCTGGAGTACATCCGCGAGTGGAGCCTCTGGTTTGATATCAAAATCGTTTTTCTCACCGTCTTTAAGGGCTTTGTGAACAAAGCGGCGTACTAA
- the cpsG gene encoding colanic acid biosynthesis phosphomannomutase CpsG yields the protein MQKLTCFKAYDIRGKLGEELNEDIAWRIGRAYGEYLKPKTIVLGGDVRLTSEALKLALAKGLQDAGVDVLDIGLSGTEEIYFATFHLGVDGGIEVTASHNPMDYNGMKLVREGARPISGDTGLRDVQRLAEANDFPPVNEAKRGSYQKIDLRGAYIDHLLGYINLANLKPLKLVINSGNGAAGPVVDALEARFKALNVPVTFVKVHNTPDGNFPNGIPNPLLPECRADTRNAVIEHGADMGIAFDGDFDRCFLFDEKGQFIEGYYIVGLLAEAFLEKNPGSRIIHDPRLSWNTVDVVAAAGGTPVMSKTGHAFIKERMREEDAIYGGEMSAHHYFRDFAYCDSGMIPWLLVTELLCLKGQSLGELVRDRMAAFPASGEINSTLAAPAEAIARVEHHFALHALEIDRTDGISMTFPQWRFNLRSSNTEPVVRLNVESRADAALMAARTQDIMALLNQ from the coding sequence ATGCAAAAATTAACCTGTTTTAAAGCCTACGACATTCGCGGCAAGCTCGGTGAAGAGCTGAATGAAGACATTGCGTGGCGCATTGGCCGCGCGTACGGCGAATACTTAAAACCAAAAACCATCGTGCTGGGCGGCGACGTGCGCCTGACCAGCGAAGCGCTGAAGCTGGCGCTGGCGAAAGGGCTGCAGGACGCGGGCGTCGACGTGCTGGATATCGGCCTTTCCGGCACCGAAGAGATCTACTTCGCCACCTTCCACCTGGGCGTCGACGGCGGGATCGAAGTGACCGCCAGCCATAACCCGATGGACTACAACGGCATGAAGCTGGTGCGCGAGGGGGCTCGCCCGATCAGCGGCGATACCGGCCTGCGCGACGTGCAGCGTCTGGCGGAAGCCAACGACTTCCCGCCGGTGAATGAGGCGAAACGCGGCAGCTATCAAAAAATCGATCTGCGCGGGGCCTACATTGACCACCTGCTGGGTTACATCAACCTGGCAAACCTCAAGCCGCTTAAGCTGGTCATTAACTCCGGGAATGGCGCGGCAGGCCCGGTGGTGGATGCTCTCGAAGCCCGCTTCAAAGCGCTCAACGTGCCGGTCACCTTCGTGAAGGTTCACAACACCCCGGACGGCAACTTCCCGAACGGTATACCGAACCCGCTGCTGCCGGAGTGCCGGGCCGATACCCGCAACGCCGTTATCGAACACGGCGCCGACATGGGCATCGCCTTTGACGGCGACTTTGACCGCTGCTTCCTGTTCGACGAAAAAGGGCAGTTTATCGAGGGCTACTACATTGTCGGCCTGCTGGCGGAAGCATTCCTCGAGAAAAACCCCGGTTCGCGCATCATCCATGACCCGCGTCTCTCCTGGAACACGGTGGACGTGGTCGCCGCAGCGGGCGGCACCCCGGTGATGTCCAAAACCGGGCATGCCTTCATCAAAGAGCGCATGCGTGAGGAAGACGCCATTTACGGCGGCGAGATGAGCGCCCACCACTACTTCCGCGATTTTGCCTACTGCGACAGCGGGATGATCCCGTGGCTGTTGGTGACCGAGCTGCTGTGCCTGAAGGGCCAGTCGCTGGGTGAGCTGGTGCGTGACCGCATGGCGGCCTTCCCGGCGAGCGGGGAGATCAACAGCACCCTTGCGGCCCCTGCCGAGGCGATTGCCCGCGTGGAGCATCACTTTGCCCTGCACGCGCTGGAGATCGACCGTACCGACGGCATCAGCATGACCTTCCCGCAGTGGCGCTTCAACCTGCGCTCGTCAAACACCGAGCCGGTGGTGCGCCTGAACGTGGAATCCCGCGCCGATGCGGCGCTGATGGCGGCGCGAACGCAGGACATTATGGCGCTGCTGAATCAGTAA
- the cpsB gene encoding mannose-1-phosphate guanyltransferase, translating to MNKNTLYPVVMAGGSGSRLWPLSRVLYPKQFLCLKGELTMLQTTVNRLNGVDCESPVVICNEQHRFIVAEQLRQLNKLTENIILEPAGRNTAPAIALAALAAQRSSPDCDPLMLVLAADHVIQQEEAFREAVRAAIPYADSGKLVTFGIVPDLPETGYGYIRRGNVTPGEGDSLAFDVAQFVEKPNMETAQAYVASGEYYWNSGMFLFRAGRYLEELQKYRPDILEACERAMATVDPDLDFIRVDEAAFLACPEESVDYAVMEKTADAVVVPMNAGWSDVGSWSSLWEISAQSPEGNVHHGDVISHKTENSYVYAESGLVTTVGVKDLVVVQTKDAVLIADRNAVQDVKKVVEQIKADGRHEHHIHREVYRPWGKYDSIDEGDRYQVKRITVKPGEGLSVQMHHHRAEHWVVVAGTAKVTIDNVETLLGENESIYIPLGATHCLENPGKIPLDLIEVRSGSYLEEDDIVRFEDRYGRV from the coding sequence ATGAATAAGAATACGTTGTACCCGGTTGTGATGGCGGGTGGCTCAGGTAGCCGGTTATGGCCACTCTCCCGCGTGCTCTATCCAAAACAGTTCCTCTGCCTGAAAGGGGAGCTCACCATGCTGCAGACCACGGTGAACCGTCTTAACGGCGTGGACTGCGAAAGCCCGGTAGTGATCTGTAACGAACAGCACCGCTTTATCGTCGCCGAGCAGCTGCGTCAGCTGAACAAGCTCACCGAAAACATCATTCTTGAACCGGCCGGACGCAACACCGCCCCGGCCATCGCCCTGGCGGCACTGGCAGCGCAGCGCAGCAGCCCGGATTGCGATCCGCTGATGCTGGTGCTGGCGGCAGACCACGTCATCCAGCAGGAAGAGGCGTTCCGCGAAGCGGTGCGGGCGGCGATCCCGTATGCCGACAGCGGCAAGCTGGTGACCTTCGGCATCGTGCCGGATCTGCCCGAAACCGGCTATGGCTATATCCGTCGCGGCAACGTCACGCCGGGCGAGGGCGACAGCCTGGCCTTTGACGTGGCGCAGTTCGTCGAAAAACCCAATATGGAAACCGCTCAGGCCTACGTCGCCAGCGGCGAGTACTACTGGAACAGCGGCATGTTCCTGTTCCGCGCCGGACGCTATCTGGAAGAGCTGCAAAAATATCGCCCGGACATCCTCGAAGCCTGCGAACGCGCAATGGCTACCGTCGACCCGGATCTGGACTTTATCCGCGTGGACGAAGCTGCGTTCCTCGCCTGCCCCGAGGAGTCGGTGGATTACGCGGTGATGGAAAAAACCGCCGATGCGGTGGTGGTGCCGATGAATGCGGGCTGGAGCGACGTCGGCTCCTGGTCCTCTCTGTGGGAGATCAGCGCCCAGTCACCGGAAGGTAACGTCCATCACGGGGATGTGATCAGCCATAAAACCGAAAACAGCTATGTGTACGCCGAGTCTGGCCTGGTCACTACCGTCGGGGTGAAGGACCTGGTGGTGGTGCAGACCAAAGACGCGGTGCTGATTGCCGATCGCAACGCGGTGCAGGACGTCAAAAAAGTGGTGGAGCAGATCAAGGCCGATGGCCGTCATGAGCACCACATTCACCGCGAAGTTTACCGTCCGTGGGGCAAATACGACTCCATCGACGAGGGCGACCGCTACCAGGTGAAACGCATCACCGTTAAGCCGGGCGAGGGGCTGTCGGTGCAGATGCATCACCACCGCGCGGAGCACTGGGTGGTGGTGGCGGGTACCGCCAAAGTCACCATCGACAATGTCGAGACCCTGCTCGGTGAAAACGAGTCGATTTACATCCCGCTGGGGGCGACCCACTGCCTGGAAAATCCGGGGAAAATCCCCCTCGATCTGATTGAAGTGCGCTCCGGCTCGTACCTGGAAGAGGACGATATCGTCCGCTTTGAGGACAGATACGGGCGGGTCTAG
- the wcaI gene encoding colanic acid biosynthesis fucosyltransferase WcaI, translating into MKILVYGINYSPELTGIGKYTGEMVEWMARQGHEVRVITAPPYYPEWQVGESYSSWRYRREEGAATVWRCPLYVPKQPSTLKRLIHLGSFALSSFFPLMAQRRWKPDRIIGVVPTLFCTPGMRLLGKLSGARTLLHIQDYEVDAMLGLGMAGKGKGGKVAKMASAFERNGLRNVDYVSTISRSMMNKAQEKGVAAEKVIFFPNWSEVARFRDVTPTDAAALREQLGLPEAKKLILYSGNINLKQGLESVIEAAEQVSDQPWQFVIVGQGGGKARLEKMAQERSLQNVSFLPLQSYDALPALLKMADCHLVVQKRGAADAVLPSKLTNILAVGGNAVITAEAHTELGQLCDSLPGIAVCVEPESVPALVSGIEQALSMPKENAIARDYAERTLEKENVLNQFIADIRG; encoded by the coding sequence ATGAAGATCCTCGTATACGGAATTAACTATTCCCCCGAACTGACCGGTATCGGTAAGTACACCGGCGAGATGGTCGAATGGATGGCCCGCCAGGGCCATGAGGTGCGGGTTATTACCGCACCGCCTTACTACCCGGAGTGGCAGGTGGGCGAGTCCTACTCCAGCTGGCGCTACCGTCGTGAAGAGGGCGCCGCCACCGTCTGGCGCTGCCCGCTGTACGTGCCGAAGCAGCCATCGACCTTAAAACGTTTGATTCATCTGGGCAGCTTTGCCCTGAGCAGTTTCTTCCCGCTGATGGCGCAACGTCGCTGGAAGCCGGATCGCATTATCGGCGTGGTGCCGACCCTGTTTTGCACCCCGGGCATGCGCCTGCTGGGCAAACTCTCGGGCGCGCGCACCCTGCTGCACATTCAGGATTACGAAGTGGACGCCATGCTGGGCCTGGGAATGGCCGGGAAAGGCAAGGGCGGCAAGGTGGCGAAAATGGCCAGCGCCTTCGAGCGCAACGGTCTGCGTAACGTTGACTACGTCTCCACTATCTCGCGCTCAATGATGAACAAGGCGCAGGAGAAGGGTGTGGCGGCGGAAAAAGTGATCTTCTTTCCCAACTGGTCAGAAGTGGCGCGTTTTCGCGATGTAACACCGACGGATGCCGCAGCCCTGCGCGAGCAGTTGGGTCTGCCAGAAGCAAAAAAACTCATTCTTTATTCGGGCAACATCAACCTGAAGCAAGGACTCGAAAGTGTGATTGAGGCCGCCGAACAGGTCAGCGACCAACCCTGGCAGTTTGTGATTGTCGGCCAGGGCGGCGGCAAGGCAAGGCTGGAAAAAATGGCCCAGGAGCGCAGCCTGCAGAACGTCAGCTTCCTGCCGCTACAGTCTTACGACGCTTTACCGGCGCTGCTGAAGATGGCCGATTGCCATCTGGTGGTGCAAAAGCGCGGCGCGGCGGATGCCGTTCTGCCCTCCAAGCTGACCAACATTCTGGCGGTGGGCGGCAACGCGGTGATCACCGCCGAGGCCCACACCGAGCTGGGCCAGCTGTGCGACAGCCTGCCGGGGATCGCGGTGTGCGTCGAGCCTGAATCGGTGCCCGCGCTGGTAAGCGGGATCGAACAAGCCTTATCTATGCCCAAAGAGAACGCGATAGCGCGTGACTATGCCGAACGCACGCTCGAGAAAGAGAACGTGCTGAACCAGTTTATTGCAGATATTCGGGGATAA
- a CDS encoding GDP-mannose mannosyl hydrolase, whose product MFLSQEDFATVVRSTPLISIDLIVENERGEFLLGQRTNRPAQGYWFVPGGRVQKDETLENAFARLTEAELGLRLPMTAGQFYGVWQHFYDDNFSGTDFTTHYVVLGFRLKVHQADLRLPDAQHDDYRWQTAEQLLASDNVHDNSRAYFLQQAGVPGL is encoded by the coding sequence ATGTTTTTGAGTCAGGAAGATTTTGCCACTGTGGTGCGTTCCACCCCGCTTATCTCCATCGATCTGATTGTGGAGAACGAGCGCGGTGAGTTCCTGCTCGGGCAGCGTACCAACCGCCCGGCGCAGGGCTACTGGTTCGTACCGGGCGGGCGGGTGCAGAAAGACGAGACGCTGGAAAATGCCTTTGCGCGTCTGACGGAGGCGGAGCTGGGGCTCCGTCTGCCGATGACGGCGGGGCAGTTCTACGGTGTCTGGCAGCACTTCTATGACGACAACTTTTCCGGCACCGATTTCACCACCCACTACGTGGTGCTCGGTTTTCGCCTGAAGGTGCATCAGGCGGACCTGCGTCTGCCTGATGCACAGCATGACGACTACCGCTGGCAGACGGCAGAACAGCTGCTGGCAAGCGATAACGTGCATGACAACAGCCGGGCCTATTTTCTGCAGCAGGCCGGAGTGCCGGGACTATGA